In the Candidatus Rhodoblastus alkanivorans genome, one interval contains:
- a CDS encoding FMN-binding glutamate synthase family protein, with the protein MRLLRLIFAPRHIALLLSMAFFVWVLFSMALHHERSHLLALPLVIFGGLTTVGVGDVLQKRHSVLRNYPILAHLRFIIEEIRPEIRQYLFESETDGAPFSRDRRAVVYQRAKMQLDKRPFGTQLAVYADGFEWMLHSLNPKPVATAPFRIDIGGPHCKQPYSASVLNISAMSFGSLSANAIRALNGGAKLGNFAHDTGEGGFSPYHAEKGGDVIWEIGSGYFGCRTPEGVFSPEHFAATAQNPQIKMVEIKLSQGAKPGHGGVLPAAKVTPEISAIRGVPVGRDCVSPPGHSAFSTPLELMAFIQKLRELSSGKPVGVKFCLGQPIEFLGVCKAMLESGTAPDFIVVDGKEGGTGAAPLEFMDHLGMPMRDGLSFVHNALVGIGLRRQVKIGCAGKILTAFDMARAMAIGADWCNSARGFMFSIGCIQSLSCHTDACPTGVATQDPWRGRALHVPDKVERVANFHRATLHVLAELTAAAGLEHPEEFTLDHFRRRILESRVVSFADLYPALEEGELLSGARDPRLAAMWEQASAERFSPRPA; encoded by the coding sequence TGCCGTTGGTGATCTTCGGCGGCCTGACCACGGTGGGGGTGGGCGACGTCCTCCAGAAGCGCCATTCGGTGCTCCGCAATTATCCGATTCTCGCCCATCTGCGCTTCATCATCGAGGAAATCCGTCCCGAGATCAGGCAATATCTGTTCGAAAGCGAAACCGACGGCGCGCCCTTCAGCCGCGACCGCCGCGCCGTGGTATATCAGCGCGCCAAGATGCAGCTCGACAAAAGGCCGTTCGGCACCCAGCTCGCGGTCTATGCCGACGGCTTCGAATGGATGCTGCATTCGCTCAATCCGAAGCCGGTGGCGACGGCGCCGTTCCGCATCGACATCGGCGGGCCGCACTGCAAACAGCCCTATTCGGCCTCGGTGCTGAACATTTCCGCGATGAGCTTCGGCTCGCTGAGCGCCAACGCCATTCGCGCCCTCAATGGCGGGGCGAAGCTCGGCAATTTCGCCCATGACACCGGCGAAGGCGGCTTTTCGCCCTATCACGCGGAAAAGGGCGGCGACGTCATCTGGGAGATCGGCTCGGGCTATTTCGGCTGCCGCACGCCGGAGGGCGTGTTCAGCCCCGAACATTTCGCCGCGACCGCGCAAAATCCCCAGATCAAGATGGTTGAGATCAAGCTGAGCCAGGGCGCGAAGCCCGGCCATGGCGGCGTGCTGCCGGCCGCCAAGGTGACGCCGGAAATTTCCGCCATTCGCGGCGTCCCGGTGGGCCGCGACTGCGTATCGCCGCCTGGCCACAGCGCCTTTTCGACCCCGCTGGAGCTGATGGCCTTCATCCAGAAACTGCGCGAGCTCTCTAGCGGCAAGCCGGTCGGCGTCAAATTCTGCCTCGGCCAGCCGATCGAATTTTTAGGCGTCTGCAAGGCCATGCTGGAGAGCGGGACGGCGCCCGATTTCATCGTCGTGGACGGCAAGGAGGGCGGCACCGGCGCCGCTCCGCTGGAATTCATGGACCATCTCGGCATGCCGATGCGCGATGGCCTGAGCTTCGTGCATAACGCCCTGGTCGGAATCGGCCTGCGCCGTCAGGTGAAGATCGGCTGCGCCGGCAAGATTCTCACCGCCTTCGACATGGCCCGCGCCATGGCGATCGGCGCCGACTGGTGCAACAGCGCGCGCGGCTTCATGTTCTCGATCGGCTGCATCCAGTCCCTGTCCTGCCACACCGACGCCTGCCCGACCGGCGTCGCGACCCAGGACCCCTGGCGCGGACGCGCCCTTCACGTGCCGGACAAGGTCGAGCGCGTCGCCAATTTTCACCGCGCGACCCTGCATGTCCTCGCCGAACTGACGGCGGCCGCCGGGCTGGAGCATCCCGAAGAATTCACGCTCGATCATTTCCGCCGGCGGATTTTGGAAAGCCGGGTGGTCAGCTTCGCCGATCTCTATCCGGCGCTGGAGGAAGGCGAATTGCTGAGCGGCGCGCGCGATCCGCGTCTGGCGGCGATGTGGGAGCAGGCGAGCGCCGAGCGATTTTCGCCGCGCCCGGCGTAA